The following coding sequences are from one Cenarchaeum symbiosum A window:
- a CDS encoding transcriptional regulator (COG1695), translating to MRGRVCVPFRRQGHAESTPDTRQDFMGGSTCLLGMTKSGGANRCTTRSAPAGRQMRLPYRRGRAACIWTRSLLHDRAPAGFRARPRPAKKSLYIASDILWIMSEWFQRVGSSIPRGFSRYFILEVLQESPCTGKEIIDHATRKSEGDWKPSPGLIYPLLGRLLDEGMVEETGGGKYGITEKGKATAQDVGKIHEAVRKQLDVLARVGNAGRFVAMDLLERITVMGTMLSANASNMTDQEVRGYRKFLETELEKVCGRPPKGGKEIKIE from the coding sequence ATGCGGGGACGTGTATGCGTCCCCTTCAGACGGCAGGGACATGCCGAATCCACCCCAGATACTCGACAAGATTTCATGGGGGGCAGTACATGTCTCCTCGGTATGACAAAATCGGGCGGGGCGAACCGCTGCACGACGCGCAGCGCCCCCGCGGGACGCCAAATGCGCCTGCCGTACCGCCGGGGGCGTGCCGCATGCATCTGGACACGCAGCCTGCTGCATGACAGGGCCCCGGCTGGATTCCGGGCGCGGCCAAGGCCTGCCAAAAAGAGTTTATATATCGCTAGCGATATTTTGTGGATAATGTCCGAGTGGTTTCAGAGGGTCGGAAGCTCAATCCCGAGGGGCTTTTCAAGATATTTCATACTGGAGGTACTGCAGGAGAGCCCGTGTACCGGCAAGGAGATCATCGACCATGCCACCAGAAAGAGCGAGGGCGACTGGAAGCCCTCCCCGGGGCTAATCTATCCCCTGCTCGGCAGGCTTCTCGACGAGGGCATGGTCGAGGAGACGGGCGGCGGCAAGTACGGGATCACGGAAAAGGGCAAGGCCACGGCACAGGACGTGGGCAAGATACACGAGGCGGTTAGAAAGCAGCTCGACGTGCTAGCCAGGGTCGGCAACGCCGGCAGGTTCGTGGCAATGGACCTGCTGGAGAGGATCACTGTCATGGGCACCATGCTGAGCGCCAACGCGTCAAATATGACCGATCAGGAGGTGCGGGGATATAGAAAGTTCCTCGAGACCGAGCTTGAAAAGGTCTGCGGCAGGCCCCCCAAGGGCGGAAAGGAGATAAAGATAGAGTGA
- a CDS encoding PEP phosphonomutase (COG2513), which translates to MLSRRGPLVVPGVYDALGARIAEKAGFGAIFQTGYGTAASLLGMPDYGFIGAAETVSNARRICGAASVPVLVDADTGYGNALSVWRLVGELEAAGASGMFLEDQRWPKRCGHMGGKEVVPYEEYAEKLGAAVDARSSRDFVIVARTDARATEGLDAAIERGIQNRKNGADAVFIEAPASAEEMRIIGRSIRAPLVANMIEGGRTPTASAATLDRMGFKLILYPLSMLYASSFAALRAMKELKKKGSTKALEGEMMEFDAFNDLVGLSRMAELEGRYGRDK; encoded by the coding sequence ATGCTGTCCCGCAGGGGCCCGCTGGTGGTCCCCGGAGTCTACGACGCCCTTGGCGCCAGGATAGCCGAGAAGGCAGGCTTTGGGGCGATCTTCCAGACCGGATACGGCACGGCGGCATCCCTCCTGGGAATGCCAGACTATGGCTTTATCGGCGCCGCCGAGACCGTATCCAATGCAAGAAGAATCTGCGGGGCGGCCTCTGTGCCAGTTCTTGTGGACGCCGACACCGGATACGGCAACGCGCTAAGCGTCTGGAGGCTAGTAGGGGAGCTCGAGGCGGCCGGCGCGTCGGGCATGTTTCTCGAGGATCAGAGGTGGCCCAAGAGGTGCGGCCACATGGGCGGCAAGGAGGTCGTGCCGTACGAGGAATATGCAGAGAAGCTCGGGGCCGCAGTCGACGCAAGAAGCAGCAGGGACTTTGTCATAGTGGCCAGGACCGACGCGAGGGCGACAGAAGGCCTTGATGCGGCCATAGAGCGGGGCATACAGAACAGAAAGAACGGCGCCGACGCCGTCTTCATCGAGGCGCCCGCGTCCGCGGAAGAGATGAGGATCATCGGCAGGTCGATAAGGGCGCCGCTGGTTGCAAACATGATCGAGGGCGGCCGCACGCCGACTGCCTCTGCTGCAACACTGGACAGGATGGGCTTTAAGCTGATCCTCTACCCGCTATCCATGCTGTACGCGAGCTCCTTTGCCGCTCTCAGGGCAATGAAGGAGCTCAAAAAGAAGGGCAGCACAAAAGCGCTGGAGGGCGAGATGATGGAATTCGACGCCTTCAACGACCTGGTGGGCCTGTCCCGGATGGCCGAGCTTGAGGGCAGGTACGGCCGGGATAAATAA
- a CDS encoding archaeal DNA-binding protein (COG1581), producing the protein MSNETRDTIFIGKKPLMAYVTSTLIQLANLPTVSIKARGMSIGRAVDVAQIISRKTENAGYKIGDIRIGSETLESNDGKTRNVSTIEIEVKRNVSQ; encoded by the coding sequence ATGTCGAACGAAACACGGGACACAATATTCATCGGCAAGAAGCCTCTGATGGCGTACGTAACATCGACGCTGATCCAGCTGGCCAACTTGCCTACCGTAAGCATAAAAGCAAGAGGCATGAGCATCGGTCGCGCCGTTGACGTTGCACAGATCATATCGCGCAAGACCGAGAATGCCGGATACAAGATCGGTGACATTCGCATTGGTTCGGAGACTCTGGAGTCAAACGACGGCAAGACAAGGAATGTTTCGACAATCGAGATTGAAGTAAAGAGAAACGTCTCCCAATAG
- a CDS encoding flavodoxin reductases (ferredoxin-NADPH reductase) (COG1018) yields MQLLKEDLMIMRFVPDDGAVPEYKAGQFTTIGLPVKSEGGKIIRRAYSIASHPENRNYVELFIRWVRKPVPGRLTTELFDIKEGDEIGWLKPTGRALLVNDEMPDGSPDKRRIVCIGGGTGIAPFAGMAQHFHATGDKREIIVLHGASYIDELAYKNLFTRLEYESLDKGADKWNFRYRASISRPQEWFNRSWGGQKGRVEAFLKPGEGGTSPLEEMTGEKITKENTIFYICGWQGTIDGVMAHLQPKGLVRMHDKRADGSFEVKDESYG; encoded by the coding sequence GTGCAGCTTCTAAAGGAGGACCTTATGATCATGCGGTTTGTGCCAGACGATGGCGCCGTCCCGGAGTACAAGGCGGGCCAGTTCACGACGATCGGCCTGCCGGTAAAGAGCGAGGGCGGCAAGATCATCAGGCGTGCCTACTCGATAGCATCGCATCCAGAGAACCGCAACTATGTGGAGCTGTTCATACGCTGGGTGAGAAAGCCCGTCCCCGGGCGCCTCACCACCGAGCTATTCGACATAAAGGAGGGCGACGAGATAGGCTGGCTCAAGCCGACGGGGCGCGCCCTGCTGGTCAACGACGAGATGCCTGACGGCAGCCCCGACAAAAGGAGGATAGTCTGCATAGGCGGCGGCACCGGGATAGCGCCGTTTGCCGGAATGGCCCAGCACTTTCATGCGACCGGCGACAAGAGGGAGATCATAGTCCTGCACGGGGCAAGCTACATCGACGAGCTCGCGTACAAGAACCTGTTCACCAGGCTGGAATACGAGAGCCTTGACAAGGGCGCCGACAAGTGGAACTTTAGGTACAGGGCGTCGATAAGCAGGCCCCAGGAGTGGTTCAACAGGTCCTGGGGCGGCCAGAAGGGCCGTGTGGAGGCCTTCCTCAAGCCTGGCGAGGGCGGGACCTCGCCGCTGGAGGAGATGACGGGGGAGAAGATCACCAAGGAGAACACGATATTCTACATCTGCGGGTGGCAGGGGACCATCGACGGCGTCATGGCCCACCTGCAGCCCAAGGGGCTGGTCCGGATGCACGACAAGCGCGCAGACGGGAGCTTTGAGGTCAAGGACGAATCCTACGGGTAG